AGCGCCAGACCAGTCGCAGCACCACCAGTGCCAGGAGCGTAATGCCCAGGCTCTTGTGCAGCGAGTAGAGCTGGAACTGTGCGGCACCCGCCGGCATGTTCACCATGATCCACCCGAGCACCATCGAGGTGGCGATCCCGGCCGCCATGAGCCAGTGCAGCAGTTGAGCACCGGCGCCCCAGAACGTAGCGGTGTTGCGTACAGCGATCATCAACCCTCAGACCTCGCAGTAGCAGACTCGGTTCAGCGCATGCCCCGGGCCGTCTTGATGGTGTCATAGGCCTTCTGGATATCCTGGGCGCGCTCCTTGGCGATCCGCATCATTTCCTCCGGCAATCCCTTGGCGACGAGCTTGTCGGGGTGGTGCTCGCTCATGAGCTTGCGCCAGGCCTTTTTGACCTCCGCGTCGCTGGCATCCGAAGAGACCCCCAGGGTGTCGTAGGCGTTCTCGAGCTCCGACTCGGTCCCTGACTGGTTGGCGGCCTGTCCGCCCATCATGGTCTCGAGCCGGGCGAAATCCTCCTCCGAGAGACCCAGCCCCAGGGCGATGCGACGCAGCATGTCGCGCTCGGCATCGTCGAACTTACCGTCGGCAAGGGCCGCCTGGATCTGGATCTCGAGGAAGACGCGGACCAGCTGGACATGGCCCCGGCAGTAGCGGCGGAACTCTTCCAGCGTCTGGTCCAGATCGGCCTCGCCGTCACGTCCGGCGCTGAAGTAGCTGATCGCCTCCTCGCGCTGCGTCGGGTTGAGATCCATGCGCGCCATAACCTGGTTGGCGACGCGGATCTCGGCCTCGCTGACCCGCCCGTCGGCCTTGCAGACATGGCCCATGACCACGAACACACTGCGAAAGAAAGCGGCGTGGACCATCTGGCGATGGCCCGATCCCCCGCCGCCGAAGACACCGCCCAGGCCTCCTGCGGCCTTGCGGGCGAGGCCCCGGTCAAAGAAGTTGCCAATGACGAGGCCGATCAGCGCACCGATCCAGCCGCCGGCGAGTCCCCCGAACACGGCGCCGAGGATTTTCCCGATCCAGATATTCATGGCGT
The Spiribacter vilamensis DNA segment above includes these coding regions:
- the djlA gene encoding co-chaperone DjlA — encoded protein: MNIWIGKILGAVFGGLAGGWIGALIGLVIGNFFDRGLARKAAGGLGGVFGGGGSGHRQMVHAAFFRSVFVVMGHVCKADGRVSEAEIRVANQVMARMDLNPTQREEAISYFSAGRDGEADLDQTLEEFRRYCRGHVQLVRVFLEIQIQAALADGKFDDAERDMLRRIALGLGLSEEDFARLETMMGGQAANQSGTESELENAYDTLGVSSDASDAEVKKAWRKLMSEHHPDKLVAKGLPEEMMRIAKERAQDIQKAYDTIKTARGMR